A section of the Alkalihalobacillus sp. LMS39 genome encodes:
- the aroB gene encoding 3-dehydroquinate synthase, whose translation MTKFHVELKRVVDNSYSIEIGRSLFNTLIKDLKNGLIKGVEKYALITDSNVKEKYGNKLLNDLKLNGFTCSMFSFPAGEKSKNRDIKAQIEDQLLEQSFGRDSCIIALGGGAVSDLAGFIASTFCRGIEYINYSTTLLSAADASVGGKTAVNTPVATNLIGTFYQPKKVYIDLDTWFTLPIREFRSGLAETIKHACISDHQFFEYLEKHLDKLIISDQLILDPKTCEYIALKNCQIKYEVVERDEKETNLRQVLNLGHTCGRAIEALSNYELLHGEAIATGLLFQSNVSKKLNLITEDEHNRIKELLTRTGFKLEVPNYISNLELLQKMYTDKKVRNGKIRFVLLERIGKVKQFEDGWFSTYVDEQIILETINEMR comes from the coding sequence ATGACGAAGTTTCATGTTGAACTTAAAAGAGTTGTGGACAATTCTTATTCTATTGAAATTGGTAGGTCGTTATTTAATACATTAATAAAAGATTTGAAAAATGGTTTAATAAAAGGTGTAGAAAAATATGCACTTATTACTGACTCTAACGTAAAAGAAAAATACGGTAATAAACTACTCAATGATTTAAAATTAAATGGATTTACATGTAGCATGTTTTCATTTCCAGCTGGAGAAAAATCAAAAAATAGAGATATTAAAGCACAAATAGAAGATCAACTGCTTGAACAATCTTTTGGAAGAGATAGCTGTATAATTGCTCTGGGCGGAGGAGCAGTTTCAGATTTAGCAGGTTTTATAGCAAGTACGTTTTGTAGAGGGATAGAATATATTAATTATTCTACAACATTACTTTCAGCTGCCGATGCTTCAGTTGGTGGAAAAACTGCAGTAAACACACCAGTGGCCACAAACCTAATTGGTACTTTTTATCAACCTAAAAAGGTTTATATAGACCTTGATACTTGGTTTACACTTCCTATTCGTGAATTTAGAAGTGGGTTAGCTGAAACTATAAAACATGCATGTATTTCAGATCACCAATTCTTCGAATATTTAGAGAAGCACCTTGATAAATTAATAATATCTGATCAGCTTATACTTGACCCCAAAACTTGCGAGTATATAGCACTAAAGAATTGTCAAATTAAATACGAAGTTGTTGAAAGAGATGAAAAAGAAACAAATTTAAGACAAGTTTTAAATCTCGGTCACACTTGTGGTAGAGCTATTGAGGCACTTAGTAATTATGAACTACTTCATGGTGAGGCAATTGCAACTGGATTACTCTTCCAATCAAACGTTTCTAAAAAATTAAATTTAATTACAGAAGATGAACATAATAGAATAAAGGAGTTATTAACAAGAACAGGTTTTAAATTAGAAGTTCCGAATTATATTTCTAATTTGGAACTTCTTCAAAAAATGTATACTGATAAAAAAGTAAGAAACGGAAAAATTCGCTTTGTTCTGCTAGAGAGAATAGGAAAAGTTAAACAATTTGAGGATGGCTGGTTTTCCACATATGTTGATGAACAAATAATTTTAGAAACTATTAACGAGATGAGGTAG
- a CDS encoding Gfo/Idh/MocA family oxidoreductase — translation MNAKKRYVIVGTGGRAEFYYRALTTTYMDSCELVAFCDVNQTRMNYANHLLIEKYHYQEVPTYKPDKFEEMVKTHNPDRIIITTIDRTHHTYIIKSMQLGCDVITEKPLTVDIEKCQAILDVIKSTGKQLKITFNYRYAPHNTKIKELLMNETIGKIFSVNFEWLLNRQHGADYFRRWHRDKKNSGGLLVHKSTHHFDLINFWLNTIPDTVYAIGGLNFYGKENAEKRGITKFSSRYHGSNYAMYDPFAINLEKNPHLKAMYLDAEHEDGYIRDQNVFSDGISIEDTLNALIKYKNNTIMNYSLNAYSPWEGFIVSFIGSEGRIEMRVVERPYINSGGNKDEEGALKEKSIMVFPTDEPPYEVDILPIKGGHGGGDPLLLEDLFGTPNEDPYKRSACHKDGIYSILTGIAGNISISTGKPILVKDLLDLNSL, via the coding sequence ATGAATGCTAAAAAGAGATATGTGATTGTAGGAACAGGAGGAAGAGCTGAATTTTATTACAGAGCTCTTACAACAACTTATATGGACAGTTGTGAATTAGTAGCATTTTGCGATGTAAATCAAACTCGTATGAACTATGCAAATCATCTTTTAATTGAAAAGTATCACTATCAAGAAGTTCCTACATATAAACCGGATAAATTTGAAGAGATGGTAAAAACACATAATCCAGATAGAATAATTATCACTACTATTGATAGAACACACCATACCTATATAATTAAATCAATGCAATTGGGGTGTGATGTAATTACGGAAAAACCTTTAACGGTAGATATAGAAAAATGCCAAGCTATTTTAGATGTTATTAAATCAACAGGGAAGCAGTTAAAAATAACTTTTAATTATAGATATGCTCCTCACAATACAAAAATAAAAGAATTACTTATGAATGAGACAATTGGTAAAATATTTTCAGTAAATTTTGAATGGCTACTTAATAGACAACATGGTGCCGATTATTTCAGGCGTTGGCATAGGGATAAAAAAAATAGTGGAGGACTTTTGGTACATAAGTCTACTCATCATTTCGATCTAATTAATTTCTGGTTAAATACGATCCCAGATACTGTATATGCTATCGGAGGATTAAATTTTTATGGTAAAGAAAATGCAGAAAAACGGGGGATAACTAAGTTTTCCTCACGTTATCATGGATCTAATTATGCCATGTATGATCCTTTTGCTATAAACTTAGAAAAAAATCCGCATTTAAAGGCAATGTATTTAGATGCTGAGCACGAAGATGGTTATATTAGAGATCAAAATGTTTTTAGTGATGGTATTAGTATCGAAGATACATTGAATGCTTTAATTAAGTATAAAAATAACACTATTATGAACTATTCATTAAATGCTTATTCTCCCTGGGAAGGATTTATCGTGTCTTTCATAGGTAGTGAAGGTAGAATCGAGATGAGAGTTGTTGAACGTCCATATATAAATTCTGGAGGTAATAAAGATGAGGAGGGAGCGTTAAAGGAAAAAAGTATAATGGTCTTTCCAACAGATGAACCACCTTATGAAGTTGATATCTTACCAATAAAAGGTGGACACGGGGGAGGTGATCCGCTATTATTAGAAGACCTATTTGGTACTCCTAATGAGGATCCTTATAAGCGGTCAGCTTGTCATAAAGACGGAATATATTCAATATTAACTGGTATTGCAGGTAATATTTCGATTTCTACTGGAAAACCTATTTTAGTCAAGGATCTACTTGATTTAAATTCGCTGTAA
- a CDS encoding phosphotransferase translates to MSVFTNIDVQNIAEISELSGICFNPATLNYIEEGSTDSCFSLKDYDHKKYFLKIHENQKTSPHSVNRDLRLMVEFAEYLSCSNEKNSYLEILAPYKWKDGKVYGYLNGLSNTYTKGKIMSIWPFVNPNHPMPIRNTQKYPLCMIERFGKATAELHNLSLGYVPKKIITFPKDIFDTARTIKKIKKNENAIIRIDEAINKKDNHIISNSEVFLKILNDKVDYYSNEWCKRKLNEILEMGYIHGELKPTNTLISIDKKVIFIDICKAGLGPLTLELGMAAQHFSDIDTVNIKGIECFIESYLSVRRDFIMRELKYIPLMIKVSALRLAAYRAFAVSKGLENQKSILTPLNICLEMEELEDDLKASLTS, encoded by the coding sequence ATGTCGGTTTTTACTAATATAGATGTGCAAAATATAGCTGAAATAAGTGAGCTATCTGGTATTTGTTTTAATCCAGCTACCTTAAATTATATAGAGGAAGGCTCTACTGATTCTTGCTTTTCATTGAAAGATTATGATCATAAGAAATATTTTTTAAAGATTCATGAAAACCAAAAAACAAGTCCTCATAGTGTAAATAGAGACCTAAGGTTAATGGTGGAGTTTGCAGAGTACCTCTCATGTTCAAATGAAAAAAATAGTTATCTTGAAATCTTAGCACCATATAAATGGAAGGATGGAAAAGTTTACGGATATCTTAATGGTCTTTCTAATACTTATACTAAAGGAAAAATAATGTCAATATGGCCTTTTGTTAATCCTAATCATCCAATGCCTATTAGAAATACCCAGAAATATCCTCTTTGTATGATTGAAAGATTTGGGAAAGCAACCGCTGAACTTCATAACCTATCTTTGGGTTACGTACCAAAGAAAATAATTACCTTCCCGAAGGATATTTTTGATACTGCTAGAACAATAAAAAAAATTAAGAAAAATGAAAATGCAATTATTAGAATTGACGAAGCTATAAATAAGAAAGATAATCATATAATTTCCAATTCGGAGGTTTTTTTAAAAATTTTGAATGATAAAGTTGATTATTATTCCAATGAGTGGTGTAAAAGGAAACTTAATGAAATATTAGAAATGGGTTACATACACGGTGAACTTAAGCCTACAAATACACTAATAAGTATAGATAAAAAGGTAATATTTATTGATATTTGTAAAGCTGGGTTGGGACCTCTTACTTTAGAGTTAGGAATGGCAGCTCAACATTTCTCTGATATTGATACAGTAAATATAAAGGGAATTGAATGTTTTATAGAATCTTATCTTAGTGTGAGACGAGATTTTATCATGCGTGAGTTGAAATATATCCCATTAATGATTAAAGTCTCAGCACTAAGGTTAGCGGCATATAGAGCTTTTGCAGTTTCAAAAGGTTTAGAAAATCAAAAATCTATTTTAACACCACTAAATATTTGTTTAGAGATGGAGGAACTCGAAGACGATTTAAAAGCTTCTTTAACTTCTTAA
- a CDS encoding nucleoside-diphosphate kinase yields MDNKTLNVLEVDQLTRVPAKKECFLRDPFFRESNYQYSQISKKNKVIRGNDILYKTSLVIVRPDALILGKAIPALEIIIKLGFKPICFKAKKIDRLMLREIWRHSYSQASIDRILIHERIFSLSNSVVIFFLGPKNSIDYPASVDLSLRKGSAKKEKQKSTDLRSLLGSPSRYLSLIHISDEPADVIREMGILFNWSERDKLIYSLFENVEKENTYNDKIISTIKKLEKEVIERIKCNNASCGENQINKCGIPKGCPVKGNLNKTNLLTVDMLDQEIAEMGCFCNYSRKWISAVLAGDRIKSIDPVAPPAIDKFNKFWS; encoded by the coding sequence TTGGATAATAAAACTCTAAATGTTTTAGAGGTGGATCAACTTACAAGAGTCCCAGCGAAGAAAGAGTGTTTTTTACGTGATCCTTTTTTCCGAGAAAGTAACTACCAATATTCTCAAATTTCAAAAAAAAATAAAGTGATAAGAGGTAATGATATTTTATATAAAACTTCTTTAGTTATAGTTAGACCAGATGCATTAATTCTAGGTAAGGCAATACCTGCATTAGAAATAATTATTAAGTTGGGATTTAAGCCAATATGTTTTAAAGCAAAAAAAATAGACAGATTGATGCTCAGAGAAATATGGCGTCATTCTTATAGCCAAGCAAGCATAGACCGTATACTTATTCATGAAAGAATTTTTAGTTTATCTAATTCAGTTGTAATTTTTTTCTTAGGTCCTAAAAATTCTATAGATTATCCTGCTTCGGTAGATTTAAGCCTTAGAAAAGGATCAGCAAAAAAAGAAAAGCAAAAAAGTACCGATTTAAGATCCTTATTAGGTAGTCCTAGTCGTTATCTTTCTTTAATACATATTAGTGATGAACCAGCAGATGTTATTCGTGAAATGGGTATCTTATTCAATTGGTCTGAAAGGGACAAGCTAATATATTCACTTTTTGAGAATGTAGAAAAGGAAAATACTTATAACGATAAAATTATCTCAACAATAAAAAAATTAGAAAAAGAAGTTATAGAAAGAATAAAGTGTAATAATGCATCCTGTGGTGAGAATCAAATTAATAAATGCGGGATTCCAAAAGGGTGTCCTGTTAAAGGTAATCTAAACAAAACAAACCTTCTTACTGTTGATATGTTAGATCAGGAAATAGCAGAAATGGGTTGCTTTTGTAATTATTCAAGGAAGTGGATAAGTGCAGTTTTGGCAGGTGATAGAATTAAATCTATTGATCCAGTTGCTCCTCCTGCAATCGATAAATTTAATAAATTTTGGTCATAA
- a CDS encoding SDR family oxidoreductase: MLENKTVVITGGSSGIGRSTARLFAENGADVIITYNKNAKGAEDVCKEIEKVGSKSFAIQVDFTNPIEISEMWNKIETNYEKIDILINNAGILGGEPFIDSSIEHWQNVLQVNFISAVQCSQRAARIMLKNKCGKIINTTSIRGLNHCGREGVMAYSSAKAALHNFTLTLAKELSPHIQVNAVAPGFVQTPYYDNIEKSILNKFIENSLIDRFVSAEEIADGFLFLSKSDSITGEIITIDGGYNLVKG, translated from the coding sequence ATGTTAGAAAATAAAACTGTAGTTATAACTGGTGGTTCAAGTGGAATTGGTAGATCTACTGCAAGGTTATTTGCTGAAAACGGAGCTGATGTAATAATAACTTATAACAAAAATGCTAAAGGTGCAGAAGATGTATGTAAGGAAATAGAAAAGGTAGGCAGTAAGTCTTTCGCAATACAAGTGGATTTTACAAACCCAATTGAAATTTCAGAAATGTGGAATAAGATCGAAACAAATTATGAGAAAATAGATATTTTAATTAATAATGCAGGTATTTTAGGGGGTGAACCTTTCATTGATTCAAGTATTGAACATTGGCAAAATGTTTTACAAGTTAATTTTATTAGTGCTGTTCAATGTTCACAAAGAGCAGCAAGAATTATGCTTAAAAATAAGTGTGGGAAAATAATTAACACAACATCTATTAGAGGGTTAAATCACTGTGGAAGAGAAGGAGTTATGGCTTACTCATCTGCAAAAGCAGCTTTACACAATTTTACGTTGACACTTGCGAAAGAACTATCACCACATATACAAGTGAATGCAGTAGCACCTGGCTTTGTTCAAACACCTTATTATGACAATATAGAGAAAAGTATTCTTAATAAATTTATAGAAAATTCACTAATAGATAGGTTTGTTTCCGCTGAAGAGATTGCGGATGGTTTCCTGTTTTTATCCAAATCAGATTCAATTACTGGTGAAATTATAACAATTGATGGAGGGTATAATTTAGTAAAAGGTTAA